The Caballeronia sp. Lep1P3 genome window below encodes:
- the rpoC gene encoding DNA-directed RNA polymerase subunit beta': MKALLDLFKQVQQEEVFDAIKIGLASPDKIRSWSFGEVKKPETINYRTFKPERDGLFCAKIFGPIKDYECLCGKYKRLKHRGVICEKCGVEVTLAKVRRERMGHIELASPVAHIWFLKSLPSRLGMVLDMTLRDIERVLYFEAYVVIDPGMTPLKARQIMTEEDYYNKVEEYGDEFRAEMGAEGVRELLRSINIDEQVEMLRTELKNTGSEAKIKKYAKRLKVLEAFQRSGIKPDWMVLEVLPVLPPELRPLVPLDGGRFATSDLNDLYRRVINRNNRLKRLLELKAPEIIVRNEKRMLQEAVDSLLDNGRRGKAMTGANKRPLKSLADMIKGKGGRFRQNLLGKRVDYSGRSVIVVGPTLKLHQCGLPKLMALELFKPFIFNKLEVMGVATTIKAAKKEVENQTPVVWDILEEVIREHPVMLNRAPTLHRLGIQAFEPVLIEGKAIQLHPLVCAAFNADFDGDQMAVHVPLSLEAQMEARTLMLASNNVLFPANGDPSIVPSQDIVLGLYYASREAINGKGEGLTFTGVSEVIRAYENKEVELASRVNVRITEMVANEDQSEGAPKFVPKITLYPTTVGRSILSEILPPGLPFSVLNKPLKKKEISRLINTAFRKCGLRETVIFADQLMQMGFRLATRAGISICVDDMLVPPQKETIVGDAAKKVKEYDRQYMSGLVTAQERYNNVVDIWSATSESVGKAMMEQLATEPVVDRDGNETKQESFNSIYMMADSGARGSAVQIRQLAGMRGLMAKPDGSIIETPITANFREGLNVLQYFISTHGARKGLADTALKTANSGYLTRRLVDVTQDLVVVEDDCGTSNGVAMKALVEGGEVVEALRDRILGRVAVADVVNPESQETLYASGDLLDEDAVENIERLGIDEVRVRTPLTCETRYGLCAACYGRDLGRGSRVNVGEAVGVIAAQSIGEPGTQLTMRTFHIGGAASRAAVASTVEAKSNGTVRFTATMRYVTNAKGEQVVISRSGEAIIADDFGRERERHKVPYGATLLQLDGATIKAGAQLAQWDPLTRPIITEWGGTVKFENVEEGVTVAKQIDDVTGLSTLVVIDAKRRGSQAGKSVRPQVKLLDANGEEVKIPNTEHSVQIGFQVGALITVKDGQQVQVGEVLARIPVEAQKTRDITGGLPRVAELFEARSPKDAGILAEVTGTTSFGKDTKGKQRLVITDLEGNQHEFLIAKEKQVLVHDGQVVNKGEMIVDGPADPHDILRLQGIEALSRYIVDEVQDVYRLQGVKINDKHIEVIVRQMLRRVQIVDNGDTRFIPGEQVERSDMLDENDKMIAEDKRPATYENVLLGITKASLSTDSFISAASFQETTRVLTEAAIMGKRDDLRGLKENVIVGRLIPAGTGLAFHKARKTKESADRERFDQIAAEEAFDFGTPETPATEQQPHTNE, from the coding sequence ATGAAAGCTCTGCTCGATCTATTCAAGCAAGTCCAACAAGAAGAAGTCTTTGATGCGATCAAGATCGGCCTCGCGTCGCCCGACAAGATCCGTTCGTGGTCGTTCGGCGAAGTGAAGAAGCCGGAGACCATCAACTACCGCACGTTCAAGCCGGAGCGGGATGGTCTGTTTTGCGCGAAGATTTTCGGGCCGATCAAGGACTACGAGTGCCTGTGCGGCAAGTACAAGCGCCTGAAGCATCGTGGCGTGATCTGCGAAAAGTGCGGCGTCGAAGTGACGTTGGCAAAGGTGCGTCGCGAGCGCATGGGCCACATCGAGCTGGCCTCGCCGGTCGCGCACATCTGGTTCCTGAAGTCGCTGCCGTCGCGTCTGGGCATGGTGCTCGACATGACGTTGCGCGACATCGAGCGCGTGCTGTACTTCGAAGCCTATGTGGTGATCGATCCGGGCATGACGCCGCTGAAAGCGCGGCAGATCATGACGGAAGAGGATTACTACAACAAGGTCGAAGAGTACGGTGACGAGTTCCGCGCCGAAATGGGCGCGGAAGGCGTGCGCGAACTGCTGCGTTCGATCAACATCGACGAGCAAGTCGAGATGCTGCGTACCGAACTCAAGAACACGGGTTCGGAAGCGAAGATCAAGAAGTACGCGAAGCGCCTGAAAGTGCTCGAGGCATTCCAGCGTTCGGGCATCAAGCCTGACTGGATGGTGCTCGAAGTGCTGCCGGTTCTGCCGCCGGAACTGCGTCCGCTGGTGCCGCTGGACGGCGGCCGCTTCGCGACGTCGGACCTGAACGACCTGTATCGCCGCGTGATCAACCGTAACAACCGGTTGAAGCGTCTGCTCGAACTGAAGGCGCCTGAGATCATCGTTCGCAACGAAAAGCGGATGCTGCAGGAAGCCGTCGATTCGCTGCTCGACAATGGTCGTCGCGGCAAGGCGATGACCGGCGCGAACAAGCGTCCGCTGAAGTCGCTCGCCGACATGATCAAGGGTAAGGGCGGTCGTTTCCGTCAGAACCTGTTGGGTAAGCGCGTCGACTATTCGGGCCGTTCGGTGATCGTGGTCGGCCCGACGCTCAAGCTGCATCAGTGCGGTCTGCCGAAGCTGATGGCGCTCGAACTGTTCAAGCCGTTCATCTTCAACAAGCTGGAAGTGATGGGCGTCGCGACGACCATCAAGGCTGCGAAGAAGGAAGTCGAGAATCAGACGCCGGTGGTGTGGGACATTCTCGAAGAAGTCATTCGCGAACATCCGGTCATGCTGAACCGCGCGCCTACTCTTCACCGTCTCGGCATTCAGGCTTTCGAGCCGGTGCTGATCGAAGGCAAGGCGATCCAGCTGCACCCGCTCGTCTGCGCGGCGTTCAACGCCGACTTCGACGGTGACCAGATGGCCGTCCACGTTCCGCTGTCGCTCGAAGCGCAGATGGAAGCGCGCACGCTGATGCTGGCGTCGAACAACGTCCTGTTCCCGGCCAACGGCGATCCGTCGATCGTGCCGTCGCAGGATATCGTGCTCGGCCTGTACTACGCGTCGCGTGAAGCGATCAACGGCAAGGGCGAAGGCCTCACGTTCACGGGCGTGTCGGAAGTGATCCGCGCGTATGAGAACAAGGAAGTCGAGCTGGCTTCGCGGGTCAACGTGCGTATCACCGAAATGGTGGCGAACGAAGACCAGAGCGAAGGCGCGCCGAAGTTCGTGCCGAAGATCACGCTGTACCCCACGACGGTCGGCCGCTCGATTCTCTCGGAAATTCTGCCGCCGGGCCTGCCGTTCTCGGTGCTGAACAAGCCGCTGAAGAAGAAGGAAATTTCGCGCCTCATCAACACGGCGTTCCGCAAGTGCGGTCTGCGCGAAACGGTGATCTTCGCCGACCAGTTGATGCAGATGGGCTTCCGTCTCGCAACGCGCGCCGGTATCTCGATCTGCGTGGACGACATGCTCGTGCCGCCGCAGAAAGAGACGATCGTCGGCGACGCCGCGAAGAAGGTGAAGGAATACGACCGTCAGTACATGTCGGGTCTCGTCACCGCGCAGGAACGCTACAACAACGTGGTCGACATCTGGTCGGCGACGTCGGAAAGCGTCGGCAAGGCGATGATGGAGCAGCTCGCGACGGAGCCGGTCGTGGATCGCGACGGCAACGAGACGAAGCAGGAGTCGTTCAACTCCATCTACATGATGGCCGACTCGGGCGCGCGCGGTTCCGCGGTGCAGATTCGTCAGCTCGCCGGTATGCGCGGCCTGATGGCGAAGCCGGACGGCTCGATCATCGAGACGCCGATTACCGCGAACTTCCGCGAAGGGCTGAACGTGTTGCAGTACTTCATCTCGACGCACGGTGCTCGTAAGGGTCTGGCGGACACGGCGCTGAAGACCGCGAACTCGGGTTACCTGACGCGTCGTCTCGTCGACGTGACGCAGGATCTGGTCGTCGTCGAAGACGACTGCGGCACGTCGAACGGCGTGGCGATGAAGGCGTTGGTCGAAGGCGGTGAAGTGGTCGAAGCGCTGCGTGACCGTATTCTCGGTCGCGTCGCGGTGGCCGACGTCGTCAACCCGGAGTCGCAGGAAACGCTGTACGCATCGGGCGATCTGCTCGACGAAGACGCGGTGGAAAACATCGAGCGCCTCGGTATCGACGAAGTGCGCGTGCGCACGCCGCTGACCTGCGAGACGCGTTACGGCCTGTGCGCTGCCTGCTACGGCCGCGACCTGGGCCGTGGCTCGCGCGTGAACGTCGGCGAAGCGGTCGGCGTGATCGCGGCGCAGTCGATCGGCGAACCGGGCACGCAGCTCACGATGCGTACTTTCCACATCGGTGGTGCGGCGTCGCGTGCGGCGGTGGCATCGACGGTGGAAGCGAAGAGCAACGGTACGGTGCGTTTCACGGCCACGATGCGCTACGTCACCAACGCGAAGGGCGAGCAGGTCGTCATTTCGCGTTCGGGCGAGGCGATCATCGCGGACGACTTCGGTCGCGAGCGTGAGCGTCACAAAGTGCCGTATGGCGCAACGCTGCTGCAACTCGACGGCGCGACCATCAAGGCCGGCGCGCAACTCGCGCAATGGGACCCGCTGACGCGTCCGATCATCACCGAGTGGGGCGGTACGGTGAAGTTCGAGAACGTCGAGGAAGGCGTGACGGTCGCGAAGCAGATCGACGACGTGACGGGTCTTTCGACGCTCGTCGTGATCGATGCGAAGCGTCGCGGTTCGCAGGCTGGCAAGAGCGTGCGTCCGCAGGTGAAGCTGCTCGACGCGAACGGCGAGGAAGTGAAGATCCCGAACACCGAACATTCGGTGCAGATCGGCTTCCAGGTCGGCGCACTGATCACCGTGAAGGATGGTCAGCAAGTGCAGGTCGGTGAAGTGCTGGCACGTATCCCGGTTGAAGCGCAGAAGACGCGCGACATTACCGGTGGTCTGCCGCGCGTGGCCGAACTGTTCGAAGCGCGCTCGCCGAAGGACGCCGGCATTCTCGCGGAAGTCACGGGCACGACGTCGTTCGGTAAGGACACGAAAGGCAAGCAGCGTCTCGTCATCACGGACCTCGAGGGCAATCAGCACGAGTTCCTGATCGCGAAGGAAAAGCAGGTTCTGGTGCACGATGGTCAGGTCGTCAACAAGGGCGAAATGATCGTGGACGGTCCTGCCGATCCGCACGACATCCTGCGTCTGCAGGGTATCGAGGCGTTGTCGCGCTACATCGTGGACGAAGTGCAGGACGTGTACCGTCTGCAAGGCGTGAAGATCAACGACAAGCACATCGAAGTGATCGTGCGTCAGATGCTTCGCCGCGTGCAGATCGTCGATAACGGCGATACGCGTTTCATTCCTGGCGAACAAGTCGAGCGTTCGGACATGCTCGACGAGAACGACAAGATGATCGCGGAAGACAAGCGTCCGGCGACCTACGAGAACGTGCTGCTCGGTATCACGAAGGCTTCGCTCTCGACCGATTCGTTCATCTCGGCGGCGTCGTTCCAGGAAACGACCCGCGTGCTGACCGAAGCGGCGATCATGGGCAAGCGCGACGATCTGCGCGGTCTGAAGGAAAACGTGATCGTCGGCCGTCTGATTCCGGCGGGTACCGGTCTCGCGTTCCACAAGGCGCGCAAGACCAAGGAATCGGCGGATCGCGAGCGCTTCGACCAGATCGCTGCCGAAGAGGCATTCGATTTCGGTACGCCGGAAACCCCGGCAACGGAGCAGCAGCCGCATACCAACGAGTAA
- the recQ gene encoding DNA helicase RecQ, with the protein MSRPLEILNEVFGYPAFRGQQAEIVEHVANGGDSLVLMPTGGGKSLCYQIPSLVRKEAGFGAGIVVSPLIALMQDQVAALTEVGVRAAYLNSTLSGAEAAATERALRNGTIDLLYVAPERLMTPRFLDLLESSPVGLFAIDEAHCVSQWGHDFRPEYIQLSVLHERFPNVPRIALTATADAITRDEIVHRLALDDARIFVSSFDRPNIRYRIVEKDNARSQLLDFIRAEHTNKDGTTDAGVVYCLSRRKVGETADWLKGQGVRALPYHAGMEFETRQKHQEMFQREEGIVMCATIAFGMGIDKPDVRFVAHLDLPKSVEGYYQETGRAGRDGMPANAWMAYGLGDVVQQRKMIDESDADDAHKRVQTGKLDALLGLCEAATCRRVRLLAYFGETSKPCGNCDTCLEPPASWDATREAQMALSCVYRAQKASGFHFGAGHLIDILRGTRSEKVLQRGHDKLSTFGVGASLSEPEWRAVFRQLVAFGFLAVDHDGFGALVLTDASKPVLKGEERVTLRKYVKPVRARQSSGRTGERADPTAGMSPREKARWDRLRTWRAETAKSDGVPAYVIFHDATLAEIARSDPDTIDDLRHIPGIGVRKLERFGDELIDVVGAE; encoded by the coding sequence ATGTCCCGTCCGCTAGAAATCCTCAACGAAGTTTTCGGCTATCCGGCTTTTCGCGGGCAGCAGGCGGAGATCGTCGAACACGTCGCGAACGGCGGCGATTCGCTCGTTCTCATGCCGACGGGCGGCGGGAAATCGCTGTGCTATCAGATTCCGTCGCTGGTGCGCAAGGAGGCGGGCTTCGGCGCGGGAATCGTCGTGTCGCCGTTGATCGCGCTGATGCAGGATCAGGTCGCGGCGCTCACCGAAGTCGGCGTGCGCGCCGCGTATCTCAATTCGACGCTATCGGGCGCGGAAGCCGCAGCGACCGAGCGCGCGCTGCGCAACGGCACAATCGATCTGCTGTACGTGGCGCCCGAGCGGTTGATGACGCCGCGGTTCCTCGATCTCCTCGAAAGCTCGCCGGTCGGCCTCTTCGCGATCGACGAGGCGCACTGCGTTTCACAGTGGGGCCACGATTTCCGGCCGGAGTACATCCAGCTTTCCGTGCTGCACGAGCGCTTTCCGAACGTGCCGCGCATCGCGCTGACGGCCACGGCGGACGCGATCACGCGCGATGAAATCGTGCATCGGCTGGCGCTGGACGATGCGCGCATCTTCGTATCGAGTTTCGATCGGCCCAATATCCGTTACCGGATCGTCGAGAAGGACAACGCACGCTCGCAACTGCTCGATTTCATCCGCGCCGAACATACGAACAAGGACGGCACGACGGACGCGGGCGTCGTGTATTGCCTCTCGCGACGCAAGGTGGGAGAGACCGCCGACTGGCTCAAAGGGCAGGGCGTTCGCGCGCTGCCGTATCACGCCGGCATGGAGTTCGAAACGCGTCAGAAGCATCAGGAGATGTTCCAGCGCGAGGAAGGCATCGTGATGTGCGCGACGATTGCGTTCGGCATGGGCATCGACAAGCCCGACGTGCGCTTCGTCGCGCATCTGGATTTGCCGAAGAGCGTGGAAGGCTATTACCAGGAGACCGGCCGCGCGGGCCGCGACGGTATGCCGGCGAATGCGTGGATGGCCTATGGCCTCGGGGACGTCGTTCAGCAACGCAAGATGATCGACGAATCCGACGCCGACGATGCCCACAAGCGCGTCCAGACCGGCAAGCTGGACGCGCTGCTCGGCCTGTGCGAAGCCGCGACGTGTCGCCGCGTGCGCCTGCTCGCCTACTTCGGCGAGACGAGCAAGCCGTGCGGCAACTGCGATACGTGTCTGGAGCCGCCCGCGTCGTGGGACGCGACGCGCGAGGCGCAAATGGCGCTGTCGTGTGTGTATCGCGCGCAGAAGGCGAGCGGTTTTCACTTCGGCGCGGGGCATCTGATCGACATCCTTCGAGGAACACGGAGCGAGAAGGTCTTGCAGCGCGGGCACGACAAGCTGTCGACGTTCGGCGTCGGCGCGAGCTTGTCCGAGCCGGAGTGGCGCGCGGTGTTTCGTCAACTGGTCGCGTTCGGCTTTCTCGCCGTCGACCACGACGGGTTCGGCGCGCTCGTCCTTACGGATGCCAGCAAGCCGGTGCTGAAAGGCGAAGAGCGCGTCACGCTGCGCAAATACGTGAAGCCCGTGCGCGCGCGCCAGTCGTCCGGACGAACCGGCGAACGCGCCGATCCGACGGCGGGCATGTCGCCGCGCGAGAAAGCGCGCTGGGACCGCTTGCGGACGTGGCGCGCGGAAACGGCCAAGAGCGACGGCGTGCCCGCATATGTCATTTTCCACGACGCCACGCTCGCGGAAATCGCGCGCAGCGATCCCGACACCATCGACGACTTGCGCCACATTCCGGGCATCGGCGTGCGCAAACTCGAGCGTTTCGGCGACGAACTGATCGACGTCGTCGGCGCGGAATGA
- the rpsL gene encoding 30S ribosomal protein S12 codes for MPTINQLVRKGRASETTKSKSPALQDCPQRRGVCTRVYTTTPKKPNSALRKVAKVRLTNGFEVISYIGGEGHNLQEHSVVLIRGGRVKDLPGVRYHMVRGSLDTQGVKDRKQARSKYGAKRAKAGK; via the coding sequence ATGCCAACCATCAATCAACTGGTTCGCAAAGGCCGCGCGTCGGAAACGACGAAGAGCAAGTCGCCGGCCCTGCAGGACTGCCCGCAGCGTCGCGGCGTGTGCACCCGCGTGTACACGACGACGCCGAAAAAGCCGAACTCGGCACTTCGTAAGGTCGCGAAGGTTCGCCTCACGAACGGCTTCGAAGTCATTTCGTACATCGGTGGTGAAGGCCACAACCTGCAAGAACACTCGGTCGTGCTGATTCGCGGCGGCCGTGTGAAGGACTTGCCGGGTGTGCGTTACCACATGGTCCGCGGCTCGCTGGATACCCAGGGCGTCAAGGATCGTAAGCAGGCTCGCTCGAAGTACGGTGCGAAGCGTGCCAAGGCCGGCAAGTAA
- the rpsG gene encoding 30S ribosomal protein S7: protein MPRRREVPKREVLPDPKFGNVDVAKFMNVLMLSGKKSVAERIVYGAFEQIQTKGGKDPLEVFTVALNNVKPVVEVKSRRVGGANYQVPVEVRPSRRMALAMRWLREAAKKRSEKSMALRLAGELSEAAEGRGGAMKKRDEVHRMAEANKAFSHFRF from the coding sequence ATGCCGCGTCGTCGCGAAGTCCCCAAGCGGGAAGTGTTGCCGGATCCGAAATTCGGCAACGTAGATGTAGCCAAGTTCATGAACGTGCTGATGCTCTCGGGCAAGAAGTCGGTTGCCGAGCGTATCGTGTACGGCGCTTTTGAGCAGATCCAGACCAAGGGTGGCAAGGACCCGCTGGAAGTGTTCACGGTTGCGCTCAACAACGTGAAGCCGGTGGTCGAAGTGAAGAGCCGTCGCGTTGGTGGTGCGAACTATCAAGTTCCGGTCGAAGTGCGTCCGTCGCGTCGTATGGCATTGGCGATGCGTTGGTTGCGCGAAGCCGCGAAGAAGCGCAGCGAAAAGTCGATGGCCCTGCGCCTCGCAGGTGAACTCTCCGAAGCGGCTGAAGGCCGTGGTGGCGCAATGAAGAAGCGCGACGAAGTTCACCGCATGGCAGAAGCCAACAAGGCATTCTCGCACTTCCGTTTCTAA
- the fusA gene encoding elongation factor G — protein sequence MARKTPIERYRNIGISAHIDAGKTTTTERILFYTGVNHKIGEVHDGAATMDWMEQEQERGITITSAATTAFWKGMGGNYPEHRINIIDTPGHVDFTIEVERSMRVLDGACMVYCAVGGVQPQSETVWRQANKYKVPRLAFVNKMDRTGANFFKVYDQLKTRLKANPVPVVVPIGSEENFKGVVDLLKMKAIIWDEASQGTKFDYVDIPAELVDSCNEWREKMIESAAEASEELMEKYLGGEELSEAEIVKAIRDRTIACEIQPMLCGTAFKNKGVQRMLDAVIDFLPSPVDIPPVTGELESGEKGERRAADDEKFAALAFKIMTDPFVGQLIFFRVYSGIVNSGDTILNATKDKKERLGRILQMHANQREEIKEVRAGDIAAAVGLKEATTGDTLCDPQSPIVLERMVFPEPVISQAVEPKTKPDQEKMGLALNRLAQEDPSFRVQTDEESGQTIISGMGELHLEILVDRMKREFGVEATVGKPQVAYRETIRGTAADVDGKFVKQSGGRGQYGHAVITLEPNEQGKGYEFLDEIKGGVIPREYIPAVDKGIQETLKSGVLAGFPVVDVKVHLTFGSYHDVDSNENAFRMAGSMAFKEAMRKASPVILEPMMAVEVETPEDYMGNVMGDLSSRRGIVQGMEDMIGGGKIVRAEVPLSEMFGYSTSLRSATQGRATYTMEFKHYAEAPRNVAEAIINAKGK from the coding sequence GTGGCTCGCAAGACACCTATCGAGCGCTACCGCAACATCGGTATTAGCGCTCACATCGACGCCGGCAAGACGACGACGACCGAGCGCATCCTGTTCTACACGGGCGTGAACCACAAGATCGGTGAAGTTCACGACGGCGCAGCAACGATGGACTGGATGGAGCAGGAGCAGGAGCGCGGCATCACCATCACGTCCGCTGCTACGACCGCTTTCTGGAAGGGCATGGGCGGCAACTACCCCGAGCACCGCATCAACATCATCGACACGCCGGGACACGTCGACTTCACGATCGAAGTGGAGCGCTCGATGCGCGTCCTCGACGGCGCGTGCATGGTCTACTGCGCGGTCGGCGGCGTTCAGCCGCAGTCGGAAACCGTGTGGCGTCAGGCGAACAAGTACAAGGTTCCCCGCCTCGCGTTCGTCAACAAGATGGACCGTACCGGCGCGAACTTCTTCAAGGTCTACGACCAGCTGAAGACGCGCCTGAAGGCGAATCCGGTACCCGTCGTCGTGCCGATCGGCTCGGAAGAGAACTTCAAGGGCGTCGTCGATCTGCTGAAGATGAAGGCGATCATTTGGGACGAGGCCTCGCAAGGCACGAAGTTCGACTACGTCGACATCCCGGCTGAACTGGTCGACTCGTGCAACGAGTGGCGCGAGAAGATGATCGAATCGGCTGCCGAAGCCAGCGAAGAGCTGATGGAAAAGTACCTCGGCGGCGAAGAGCTGAGCGAAGCGGAAATCGTCAAGGCGATCCGCGACCGGACCATCGCGTGCGAAATCCAGCCGATGCTGTGCGGCACCGCGTTCAAGAACAAGGGCGTGCAGCGCATGCTCGACGCCGTCATCGACTTCCTGCCGTCGCCGGTCGACATTCCCCCGGTCACGGGCGAACTCGAGAGCGGTGAAAAGGGTGAGCGTCGCGCAGCCGACGACGAAAAGTTCGCGGCGCTGGCGTTCAAGATCATGACCGACCCGTTCGTCGGCCAGCTGATCTTCTTCCGCGTGTACTCGGGTATCGTAAATTCGGGCGACACCATCCTGAACGCGACCAAGGACAAGAAGGAACGTCTGGGTCGTATTCTGCAGATGCACGCGAATCAGCGCGAAGAAATCAAGGAAGTGCGCGCGGGCGACATCGCTGCAGCCGTCGGCCTGAAGGAAGCGACCACGGGCGACACGCTGTGCGATCCGCAAAGCCCGATCGTGCTCGAACGCATGGTTTTCCCGGAGCCGGTGATTTCGCAGGCCGTCGAGCCGAAGACGAAGCCCGACCAGGAAAAAATGGGTCTGGCGCTGAACCGTCTCGCACAGGAAGATCCGTCGTTCCGCGTTCAGACGGACGAGGAATCGGGCCAAACCATTATTTCGGGTATGGGCGAGCTGCACCTGGAAATTCTGGTTGACCGTATGAAGCGCGAATTCGGCGTGGAAGCAACGGTCGGCAAGCCGCAGGTTGCTTACCGCGAAACGATCCGCGGCACGGCGGCGGACGTCGACGGCAAGTTCGTCAAGCAGTCGGGTGGTCGCGGCCAGTACGGTCACGCGGTCATCACGCTTGAGCCGAACGAGCAGGGCAAGGGCTACGAGTTCCTGGACGAGATCAAGGGCGGTGTGATCCCGCGCGAGTACATCCCGGCAGTGGACAAGGGCATCCAGGAAACGCTGAAGTCGGGCGTGCTGGCTGGCTTCCCGGTCGTGGACGTGAAGGTTCACCTGACGTTCGGTTCGTACCACGACGTCGACTCGAACGAAAACGCGTTCCGTATGGCCGGCTCGATGGCCTTCAAGGAAGCAATGCGCAAGGCAAGCCCGGTCATCCTCGAACCGATGATGGCCGTGGAAGTCGAGACGCCTGAAGACTACATGGGCAACGTGATGGGCGATCTGTCCAGCCGTCGCGGCATCGTCCAGGGCATGGAAGACATGATCGGCGGTGGCAAGATCGTCCGTGCGGAAGTTCCGCTGTCGGAAATGTTCGGCTACTCGACGTCGCTGCGTTCGGCGACGCAAGGCCGTGCAACGTACACGATGGAGTTCAAGCACTACGCCGAAGCTCCGCGTAACGTCGCCGAGGCGATCATCAACGCCAAGGGCAAGTAA
- the tuf gene encoding elongation factor Tu, whose product MAKGKFERTKPHVNVGTIGHVDHGKTTLTAAITTVLTKKFGGEAKAYDQIDAAPEEKARGITINTAHVEYETANRHYAHVDCPGHADYVKNMITGAAQMDGAILVCSAADGPMPQTREHILLARQVGVPYIIVFLNKCDMVDDAELLELVEMEVRELLSKYDFPGDDTPIIKGSAKLALEGDTGELGEVAIMNLADALDTYIPTPERAVDGAFLMPVEDVFSISGRGTVVTGRVERGVVKVGEEIEIVGIKPTVKTTCTGVEMFRKLLDQGQAGDNVGILLRGTKREDVERGQVLAKPGSITPHTHFTAEVYVLSKDEGGRHTPFFNNYRPQFYFRTTDVTGSIELPKDKEMVMPGDNVSITVKLIAPIAMEEGLRFAIREGGRTVGAGVVAKIIE is encoded by the coding sequence ATGGCAAAAGGTAAATTCGAGCGGACCAAGCCGCACGTGAACGTGGGCACGATCGGTCACGTTGACCACGGCAAGACCACGCTGACGGCAGCGATCACGACGGTGCTGACGAAGAAGTTCGGCGGCGAAGCCAAGGCGTATGACCAGATCGACGCGGCGCCGGAAGAAAAGGCGCGCGGCATCACGATCAACACCGCGCACGTCGAGTACGAAACGGCTAACCGCCACTACGCACACGTCGACTGCCCGGGCCACGCCGACTACGTGAAGAACATGATCACGGGCGCCGCGCAGATGGACGGCGCGATCCTGGTGTGCTCGGCCGCTGACGGCCCGATGCCGCAAACGCGTGAGCACATCCTGCTGGCCCGTCAGGTTGGCGTGCCGTACATCATCGTGTTCCTGAACAAGTGCGACATGGTCGACGACGCCGAACTGCTCGAGCTCGTCGAAATGGAAGTGCGCGAACTTCTGTCGAAGTACGACTTCCCGGGCGACGACACGCCGATCATCAAGGGTTCGGCCAAGCTCGCGCTGGAAGGCGACACGGGCGAGCTGGGCGAAGTGGCGATCATGAACCTGGCCGACGCACTGGACACGTACATCCCGACGCCGGAGCGCGCAGTAGACGGCGCCTTCCTGATGCCGGTGGAAGACGTGTTCTCGATCTCGGGTCGCGGCACGGTGGTGACGGGGCGCGTCGAGCGCGGCGTGGTGAAGGTCGGCGAGGAAATCGAAATCGTCGGTATCAAGCCGACGGTGAAGACGACCTGCACGGGCGTGGAAATGTTCCGCAAGCTGCTGGACCAAGGTCAAGCGGGCGACAACGTCGGTATCCTGCTGCGCGGCACGAAGCGTGAAGACGTCGAGCGTGGCCAGGTGCTGGCCAAGCCGGGTTCGATCACGCCGCACACGCACTTCACCGCTGAAGTGTACGTGCTGAGCAAGGACGAAGGCGGCCGTCACACGCCGTTCTTCAACAACTACCGTCCGCAGTTCTACTTCCGTACGACGGACGTGACCGGCTCGATCGAGCTGCCGAAGGACAAGGAAATGGTGATGCCGGGCGACAACGTGTCGATCACGGTCAAGCTGATCGCCCCGATCGCCATGGAAGAAGGTCTGCGCTTCGCCATTCGTGAAGGCGGCCGTACCGTCGGCGCTGGTGTCGTTGCGAAGATTATCGAGTAA
- the rpsJ gene encoding 30S ribosomal protein S10 → MQNQKIRIRLKAFDYRLIDQSAAEIVDTAKRTGAIVRGPVPLPTRIQRFDILRSPHVNKTSRDQLEIRTHQRLMDIVDPTDKTVDALMKLDLPAGVDVEIKLQ, encoded by the coding sequence ATGCAGAACCAGAAAATCCGTATTCGTCTGAAGGCTTTCGACTATCGCCTGATCGATCAATCGGCAGCCGAGATCGTCGATACGGCGAAGCGGACTGGCGCGATCGTCCGTGGCCCGGTGCCGCTGCCGACGCGTATTCAGCGTTTTGACATCCTGCGTTCGCCGCACGTCAACAAGACGTCGCGCGACCAGCTCGAAATTCGCACGCACCAACGCCTGATGGACATCGTCGATCCGACGGACAAGACGGTCGACGCGCTGATGAAGCTCGATCTGCCCGCTGGCGTGGACGTCGAAATCAAGCTGCAGTAA